In the Euphorbia lathyris chromosome 5, ddEupLath1.1, whole genome shotgun sequence genome, one interval contains:
- the LOC136229681 gene encoding probable polygalacturonase At3g15720 — MINPYTVLLLLCAVAFREVGAGVIDVINFGAVGDGITDDSQALMKAWSAACGLTGDVVLVLPSAKTFLLKPLRFNGPCKSSNIRFLVDGNIVAPNKISDWTTPYMGSWIVFISVNGLTVAGNGQIDGQGSEWWKCAVANRCERPVGLKFSNCQNLTVDGLRVVNSPSRFLSVSDCHNVVISSLTITNPETSPNTDGMDITHSTYIQVTNCTISTGDDCIAILSGCSFINITRVSCIQGHGISIGSLGHNGDEDTVEEVYVKHCNFGSSLNGAHIKAWQGGRGYVRKVSFEDITLSNTSNPINIDQFYCPRGGCQNQTNAVKISDVSFSGIRGTSFTETTVNIACSESVGCSNILVSNIDITSSAPQNQKVASYCLNAHGSSSNANPQVPCLLP; from the exons ATG ATCAATCCTTACACAGTATTGTTACTATTGTGTGCGGTTGCATTTAGGGAGGTCGGAGCTGGAGTAATAGATGTAATCAATTTTGGGGCTGTTGGAGATGGAATAACAGACGATTCCCAA GCGTTGATGAAGGCATGGTCAGCAGCATGTGGGTTGACGGGAGATGTTGTTTTAGTACTTCCATCTGCAAAGACATTTCTTTTGAAGCCACTCAGGTTTAATGGTCCATGCAAATCCTCTAATATTCGTTTTCtg GTTGATGGGAATATTGtagcaccaaataaaatatCAGATTGGACAACTCCTTATATGGGTAGCTGGATTGTGTTTATAAGTGTAAATGGACTAACTGTGGCTGGAAATGGACAAATTGATGGCCAAGGTTCCGAATGGTGGAAATGTGCTGTG GCTAATCGGTGTGAGAGACCTGTG GGGTTGAAATTTAGTAATTGCCAGAATCTCACGGTAGATGGATTGAGAGTAGTAAATAGTCCGTCGAGGTTTCTATCAGTATCAGACTGCCATAATGTAGTAATCTCAAGCCTTACAATTACTAATCCTGAAACAAGTCCTAATACTGATGGCATGGATATAACCCACTCCACTTATATTCAAGTCACCAACTGTACTATTTCAACAG GTGATGATTGTATTGCAATTCTTTCTGGCTGTTCTTTTATCAACATTACTAGAGTTTCATGCATTCAAGGTCATGGTATAAG TATCGGAAGCCTAGGACATAACGGAGATGAGGACACGGTGGAAGAAGTATATGTCAAGCATTGTAACTTTGGTTCCTCTTTAAATGGTGCTCATATTAAAGCCTGGCAAGGAGGAAGAGGGTACGTTAGAAAGGTGTCGTTTGAGGAtattacactctcaaatacttcAAATCCCATCAATATTGACCAATTTTACTGCCCCAGGGGAGGCTGCCAGAATCAG ACGAATGCAGTGAAAATAAGTGATGTATCGTTTAGTGGAATTCGAGGGACATCCTTCACGGAAACAACAGTAAATATAGCGTGCAGTGAGAGTGTAGGTTGCTCTAATATTTTAGTATCTAATATCGACATTACTTCTTCAGCTCCACAAAACCAGAAGGTTGCCTCTTATTGCTTGAATGCACATGGTTCATCTTCAAATGCAAATCCTCAAGTTCCATGTCTATTGCCTTAA